The following nucleotide sequence is from Deltaproteobacteria bacterium.
TACCTCCGCCAAGCGCCTTTGCCAGCGTCATGATGTCGGGCTTGATGCCTTCATATTCGTAGGCAAACAACTTGCCGGTACGCCCCATCCCGGTTTGGACTTCATCAAGCATCAGTAACAGTCCATTGCGATCGCACAACGCGCGCAATGCCTTCAAATATCCATCAGGCGGAACATTGACTCCACCCTCGCCCTGAATAGGTTCGACGAGAATGCCGACCGTTCGATCAGTAATCGCAGTTTCCATCGCCGCGAGATCGCCAAACGGCACATAACGGAACCCGTCTAAGGTCGGGGCAAAGCCCTGGCGAATTTTTTCTTGTCCGGTGGCCGAGATCGTTGCCATCGTGCGGCCATGAAAGGAGCCGAGGGTCGTAATGATCTCATAGCGCCCATCACGTTTGTCGCTGCCAAACTTACGCGCGAGCTTAATCGCTGCCTCGTTCGCTTCTGCGCCGCTATTGCAGAAGAACACTTTGTCAGCAAACGAATTGTTACAAAGCAGTTCGGACAACCGCGCTTGCGGAATCGTGTGGTGCAAGTTGGAGATGTGAGTCAGCGTCGACACCTGCTCGGTCACCGCCTTCACCACTGCCGGGTGGCACTGCCCCAGATTCATCACCGCTAAGCTGGCAAAGAAATCTAAATACGCTTTGCCTTCAGCGTCCCACAAGCGGCAGCCTTGGCCACGCACAAAGGCCACGGGAAACCGCGCGTAGGTCGTACACAGATACTGAGCGTTTTGATCGATAATTTCCTGGTTCGTCATGCGGTCCTCCGTATCACCTCGGTGCCAATTCCTTCCTTGGTGAAAATTTCAAGTAACGTCGCGTGCCGCGTACGCCCGTCAATAATGTGGGTTTTTTTCACGCCACCATGAAGTGCGGCGATACAGCATTCGACCTTGGGAATCATTCCCTCACCGATAGTGCCATCCTGAATGAGCTTCTCGGCTTCATCGCTCCCTAATGTGGGAATCAAGGTTTTCTCTTTGGTCTTAATACCTTCAACATCAGTCAACAAAATCAGCTTCTCAGCTTGCAAGGCCTCGGCGACTTTTCCTGCGACTAAGTCTGCATTGATGTTGTACGGTTTGCCATCGGTGCCAACACCAACCGGAGCGATCACAGGAATAAAATCGGCTTGGGTCAACGCATGGATCACCCGTGGGTTCACACCAATAATTTCTCCAACCTGACCAATATCATGCGTCGCCGTCTGGCCATTTTCGTTCACCGTCAGAAGCATCTTGCGGGCGATAACCATCTCGCCATCTTTCCCACTCAACCCGACCGCTTTCCCGCCCTGGCTATTGATGAGCGTGACGATCTCCTGATTGATCTTGCCCAGGACCATTTCTACAACATCCATCGTCTGGTCGTCGGTGACACGCATGCCACGCACGAAGCGCGAATTCACGCCTAGCTTCTTCAGCATGTCACCAATCTGCGGACCACCGCCGTGGACAACCACTGGGTTCATACCGACGAACTTCAGCAAGACAATGTCGCGGGCGAAGTGTTGGCGTAGTTCTTCGTTCTCCATCGCATGTCCGCCATATTTAATGACAAACGTCTTGCCGGAGAACCGTTGAATATAGGGAAGCGCTTCGAGAAGGGTATCCGCTTTCTCAATAACTGTGTTCACCACCGTGCCTGTTTCAGAGAGATAGCAGCTTTATGCCTTGTCACTGGTAGAGGGTCAAGGCAGGGGTCTTGTAACATCTGTAGTTATTTCGTGTTATGTATGAAGGTAAGGAGGAGCTATGCGCATCTCTCTTCTTGTTTGCAGCCTGTTTTTCTCTCTCGCCACAGTTGCTTCGGCAGAACTCTATCAATGGACTGACGAGAATGGCGTCATGCATTTTGTTGATGAAACCACGCAGATTCCTCGTGCCTATCGAGAAAAAGTCAAAGTCTTCGAATCGCAAAAGACCCGCACCCCACCAAGTGGATTGCCCCTCGCGCCGAGTCGCGCGTATCCGTTGCATAGCCAAGGGCGCTTTGCGCAGAAATTGGCGCTTGATTTAGGCTTGATTAAAAATCGCGGCGAAGATGCGATTAGTCCACTGATTGGTGTGGGCATCCGACCAGCAAGCGGGTGGCACACCGGTGACCCATTGACCCCCGACGTCATCGATGAAGTAATCGATGCCGCCCGACGCGCAGCCGACGCGAGACGCGTTACCCTCTCAGCCGACGGCGTTGCCGCGATTGTCCAACAGGCGGCAACCGCGATCTTACCTCCCCCACCTCCGGTACAAGAACAGGCACAGGAAGAACCTCCGCCACCTCAACAGGTCATTATTCACCAGACTCCCCCGAGCCAGATTATAGAAGTCCACCGAGAGCGAGTGCCAGTATACGTCCCGGTACCAGTGGCACCGTACTATCCGCGCCATCGCACTCCTCGTTATGATCCTTACCCTGGTGATGGGCCTTTTGTTCCAGCTCCTCCCACAGGACCACACACTGACCGTTGGCACGTCCCGCAAGGGCAGACACCACATTCCCCAAGCGGTCCGTTTACGTCAAATCCTGGTGGTCCATCACATATGCCGTTCGGTGCTTCACACATGCCGTTCGGCACGCGCGGCCACAGTACGCAGCGCCCGTTCGGACAGTAGATGATTCGCGGATTGATGTTCGACTTCGATGGACTGGTACTCGACACAGAACTGCCTGGAGTTCTGTGTTGGCAAGAGATTTACCAAGAACACGGATGTATCTTTCCAGCCGATGCTTATGCCAAAAGCATTGGCACGCTCCCGCGTATCTTTGATGTGTATGGGCATCTTGAGAAACAGATTGGTCGCCCACTTGATCGCGAGGCGATGCAACAACGACGCCTCGAACGGTGCATGGAGATCATCATCCAGCAGGCGGCGTTGCCAGGCGTAGAAAACTAC
It contains:
- a CDS encoding aspartate aminotransferase family protein, whose translation is MTNQEIIDQNAQYLCTTYARFPVAFVRGQGCRLWDAEGKAYLDFFASLAVMNLGQCHPAVVKAVTEQVSTLTHISNLHHTIPQARLSELLCNNSFADKVFFCNSGAEANEAAIKLARKFGSDKRDGRYEIITTLGSFHGRTMATISATGQEKIRQGFAPTLDGFRYVPFGDLAAMETAITDRTVGILVEPIQGEGGVNVPPDGYLKALRALCDRNGLLLMLDEVQTGMGRTGKLFAYEYEGIKPDIMTLAKALGGGIPIGAMLARREVAESFSLGSHGSTFGGNAVACAAGVAVVTTLLGGVLENCRAMGDYFVSKLQGLKAKFPFIKEIRGRGLILGAELDREGVAIADACLREGLLINCTAGKVLRFIPPLIVTKAEIDEGMAILEKVLKTV
- the argB gene encoding acetylglutamate kinase, producing MNTVIEKADTLLEALPYIQRFSGKTFVIKYGGHAMENEELRQHFARDIVLLKFVGMNPVVVHGGGPQIGDMLKKLGVNSRFVRGMRVTDDQTMDVVEMVLGKINQEIVTLINSQGGKAVGLSGKDGEMVIARKMLLTVNENGQTATHDIGQVGEIIGVNPRVIHALTQADFIPVIAPVGVGTDGKPYNINADLVAGKVAEALQAEKLILLTDVEGIKTKEKTLIPTLGSDEAEKLIQDGTIGEGMIPKVECCIAALHGGVKKTHIIDGRTRHATLLEIFTKEGIGTEVIRRTA
- a CDS encoding DUF4124 domain-containing protein; its protein translation is MRISLLVCSLFFSLATVASAELYQWTDENGVMHFVDETTQIPRAYREKVKVFESQKTRTPPSGLPLAPSRAYPLHSQGRFAQKLALDLGLIKNRGEDAISPLIGVGIRPASGWHTGDPLTPDVIDEVIDAARRAADARRVTLSADGVAAIVQQAATAILPPPPPVQEQAQEEPPPPQQVIIHQTPPSQIIEVHRERVPVYVPVPVAPYYPRHRTPRYDPYPGDGPFVPAPPTGPHTDRWHVPQGQTPHSPSGPFTSNPGGPSHMPFGASHMPFGTRGHSTQRPFGQ